The following is a genomic window from Ictalurus furcatus strain D&B chromosome 14, Billie_1.0, whole genome shotgun sequence.
ATCTGGATGTTCTAGAAAGGGCACATTATCTGTATGGTTCTAGAAAGGGCACATGATCTGGATGGTTCTAGAAAGAGCACATTATCTGTATGGTTCTATAAAGGGCTCATTATCTGGATGTTCTAGAAAGGGCACATTATCTTTATGGTTCTAGAAAGGGCACATGATCTGGATGGTTCTAGAAAGGACACATTATTGGGAAGGTTCTAGAAAGGGCACATTATCTGGAAGGTTCCGGAAGAGCTACTCGGTCATGGCCCCCAGGGGCTATTCCACCTTGGACCATTAGATGGCACCTCTGTTCCCCATGTAGTACTTTTTCCTCTGTTGTCTCCCTCCATTTTCTGTGTAACCTTACTCATGTGTTACTTATTTCCCTGATTGGTTAGCGCTCTATTTAGGTTCCATGTGGTTCTTCCTTAGTTCCTGGAGCAGTAACTCATGTCAGGTTATGTTTGAGGTTCTGGTTTTCTTGTGTTTGTTATGTTTGTGTTATTGGCACTATGTTTTTGattgtttagcatttttcttAGTGTTTATTTTCTAGTTTATTAAGTTCTGATATTTGTGGTTCCTAATGTGTCTTCTGCCCGTGTTTGTCCGTAATGTCTGTGTCCTTGAGCCTGTTCCCTGTGTTAACCCAATAAAGTAGTTCCACATGGGGAACAGGGGTGCCCTCTAATGGTCCAAGGTGGAATTGCCCCTGGGGGCTATGACACTACTGGATGATTCTGTGCTCTTTATGGTTCTAGAGTATCATGTGTACTAGATAATTTGTGGATTTTGGATGGTCACATGTTTCTATGGTTGTGTATGGTTCCTGTTCATGATTTCGTTACGGATCATGTGTTCTTGATGTTTCTAGAAGATCACATGTGCTCTGGATGGTTCTGGAGACAGATGATGAATTCTTTCACATCTTTGCCCTCAAAACAAATCTGATACACGGAGACAAACAGGGGGaacctgtgtacacacacacacacacatttgacagGTGAAGTGTAAAAGGTTAAATGATATGGCAAATCTCACTCAAACTGAAACTATTCAACAGAAATTAAAACCCTCTAAACAAATCTGACGCAAATCTGAAACAAATACACTGTTTCATGTGtatcatattaatattattggtGTCAGTACTCCCTGCAGTTGAAGACACTTTTACCTCATTGTCATTTTCTCCTTAGGTTATGTTGAATAGGATTATACTAATGGTACATAAAAAGTGAACTATTCAGTGTATAATCAAAGTCTAGGATGCACACCTTTGACAAATTTTCTTGATTTGATTTTAAAGGCTACAAAGgagaaataattaaatttacAAACTCTTCATAGTGTTGGAAACagctgcaactttttttttttttaaataaaaatactaatcACTAAAAGgattaataaaaatactaatTATGTGTCTTGGTTAAGAAGTTAACAATGGCTCTCTGGCTGTTCTGTGGTtggaactcacaaccttctggacACTAGTAAGGAACTATCATTAGTTTGGAGTTTAAACTACTGTGGCTTTTAGATTTCGTACTGAGTAAACAGCAACTGCAGATGCACAAATGACGTGTCCTTATAAAACCATGTGCTGAAATCCTGAGCACCAGCATCAGCCAGATGTTTACAAAAGAACACTATTTTGGACATTAATTGTAGTGTTTGATGTTTAAAGTTACAAGTTGAGGGAAGGGCTTTAACAGGAACTTCCTGTTCACAGACAAGAAACTGAAACCAAACAGATATCACTATACATTTAGAAGAAATGATCCAAGTGAGAATGAAAATTATGATAATGATGACAGTgatggtgctgctgctgctgctgctgatgatgatgatgatgatgatcactTACTTGTCCACCATGTTCTTCTTCTGAAGGATCTTATACACTTCAGCTGACGTTTGAGGCCCCTGAAGCTTCTGACCATTCAGCATCTCAGCTTCCAGCACAGCTATAGCCtacagcacgcacacacacatgcatgcacacgcacacacacgcaaaaatgCTTAAAAGTTGTGAAAACTTGTGTATGATTACTTATTGcctaattttgtgtgtgtataaaaccctttatgtttaaattatttaaaatggatggatggatggatggatggataaaaccatatatgtttaatttatttaaaacatgactTTCTGAAGACCCATCATAATATTTCCTGGAAAACAAAAGTCCAAGACTGGTGCATGCTGGGAATCTGAGAGTGACACACCCAGAGTCTGTGACTTATTCAGAGTCTGTGACTTAAATTCAAAGGTTTGATATTAACATGGGGAAAGTTCATTGTAGTCAGAGTTGGGTTGCCAGATAAATTTTGAGTAGAACTGTCCGAGACAGGGTTTTGCTATAGCCTCTAGACcactgcctttaaacacaaacactcacctTTAAaccaaataactaaataaataaatatgttgtttattttcacttccTGGTCCTTGTGTCATATGAGTGGATTATGCATTTTTGATATTGCTTTACTGTATTTCAACTCATGCAGTGGACTCCATTTCTGTTTTGCCCTAAATAAAAGCTGTGTTGATTTTCAGCACTTGCATCCTGCTGCTTATATAAACACCTTACCTGATCCCTTGCAGAGTTGTGTGTAACGCATTActgtaatgactttttctgataacgcagtaatgtaacgcattacattttaaatggacGTAATTACAGTTACTAATGTCAAAAAAATGCATTACTTGCGTTACAGATTTATTGTTAAGATAACAATAtgaagtaaaatgtattttacaaataaatcatgttttgtcccgaatatattttctttatctctgaataattctccactcggAGCGGTTCGTCAtgacgtaactgaacgtcagtaaaagaagacgcctgtaattttatatcttcagtgaacagaggcgagaccaatcagacagcgcTTACAggaaatacgtggaaatactcgcgtcttattggctgacagtctctcaattctgcccaatgctagctcacagtcagtttGAGGGGAAATGGATAAACGTcgatttataatataaaaccaGTAAAGGAGTTGAAACTGAACagaaacatcctctgatgctgagcaggaaaacaaggcgtgtaaatgtctatatgagttccagtttacgtgagcATGAcgtgagcagagcagaaggaaagataatgaacTCTACATGGCAATACAAACCCCGATTCGAGGCTTGTCCAAGAAATCTTGAATTGTGTGATGTCATTAcgattattttcaaaatgtgtcagttactgtattattatttaaatgtccaGTTATTGTTACGTGCATTACTGAATGTTTATTATAGAGCATCATGTGTACAATGTTTGTAATGACTGTGTTACACAGTGAGTAGTAGATTGTTACCTTGCCCGAGGTGACAAAAGCTTCAGCAACACGTCGGTTGCGTCCTCCATAGCAGGTGGTGATGAGGTCAGCGACGCCGCAGCTCTCCAGGAACGTAGCAGAACTGACAGAGCTGCTGCAGAAGATCTTAGCGAAGGACACCATCTCCATCAGACCCAGACGAATCACTGCTGCTTTAGTGTTATCACCAAAACCCAGACCATCACAGAACCCTGCTCCCACGGCCACAATATTCTtataatacacaaacacacacacacacacacacacacatatatacacacacacatacacacacagacacacacacatacacacacatacacacacacaaacacacacatacacacacatacacg
Proteins encoded in this region:
- the gpd1c gene encoding glycerol-3-phosphate dehydrogenase 1c isoform X2, encoding MEDQMIAVPDITEAIDGADILVFVVPHQFIGKLCDQMKPHVKPGAIGISLIKGIDEGPSGLTLISDIIRGKLGLDMSVLMGANIANEVAEEKFCETTIGAINDYNGKVFKELMQTPNFRITVVSDSNTVELCGALKNIVAVGAGFCDGLGFGDNTKAAVIRLGLMEMVSFAKIFCSSSVSSATFLESCGVADLITTCYGGRNRRVAEAFVTSGKAIAVLEAEMLNGQKLQGPQTSAEVYKILQKKNMVDKFPLFVSVYQICFEGKDVKEFIICLQNHPEHM